A segment of the Fibrobacter succinogenes subsp. succinogenes S85 genome:
CAAACTCAGCAGGATTTGTACGGCCAGAGTACCGCTAAGCTTTGTGCAGACTGGCTGAATGCGGGTGGCCCGCGTGCTGTAAATTCTGAAGGGACCGGACATAGTGCGGCTTTACAGGCGACAATAAAGAATGGAACTCTTGGCTTGCAGCACTTGCGCAATTATGGCTTTACTATGGAAGGTTACACGACTTTCCAGTATAAGTCATCAAACCAGTTGCCGGTACCAGAAGAACTGAAGTTTATTAGTAGTGGTGACTTGTGGGTGTTTGTCGATGGTGTTCTGGTGATTGACTTGGGCGGTACGCACTTGCCTGCTCCGGGTAGCGTGAGCATTCAGACTCTTGCAAAGAATAATCATGGTTGCCATGTTGGAGAGCCTTTGGCTATGTATACGAATTGTGATGGGGCGTCTGATGCTACGGGATGGGCTGATGATTCTTGGCATCATTTGCATTTCTTTGTGGCAAACCGCCAGACCGAAATCTCTGATTTCTCGATGTCGCTGCCATCGTCCTTTAGCATTTATGCCGCACCTTCCCGCTATGGCATGCCGACGGTACGTAAGGTTACGACATTGGTAGATGAAGCTGGTTTTGCTCTTAATAGCTTGTATGTAAATGCGGAATTGGCGGATTCCACAGTTGCTAAGATGAACAGTTCTCATGTGCCTTCGTTCGTTGTATTACGTGGTGACAATGTTTACGGATTCTATGTGTCCCGAATTTCTGGGGCGACAGACAAGGGTGAAGAAGGGACTATGTACCAGTTTGAAGGCGTTTTGAAGGGTGTTGATGGTAATGTTGTTGAAGGCGGGATTTTGCATGGCGACTGTATTGCCTTTAACGTTCCGTATAGCACGACGCTTGATGAAGAAGGTAATGGTGGAAATTACCCCGCAGGTAAGTGGGCGCAGTTGATGTTCTGGGCTAAGCTTATGGATTTCTATATCGCTTCAAGTTCTGGTAACCGTGTGGAAGGTTTTACCGAACCGGAAAAGTTTGGCGAGATCGGTGTGAACTGCGCTTATTGACGCCAAAGTCCGTAATAACGGTTGCCTAAGGGCAAAAAAATTTCTCTATTTGGTATGTACTGACGTTCGTGGGTTCAAATTTGGCTTGAACGAGCCGGATTCGGACCCGAATACGAACGCCGTTTATTGTAAGAGGTTTATTTGGTCGCCCAAGAAAAACTGAATTCTCTCATTGCCGATGCATGCAAGTCCGCATCTGTTACGCTTGTGGAAGCTGATGTGTTCCGTGCTGGCAAACGCAAGACATTGCGAATCTTTATCGACAAGCCCGAAGGTGTTACTATCGATGACTGCACGAACGTGAGTCATTTCCTTTCGGATGCGCTGGACCTGGATCCCGAGTTGATCGAGGGCGCTTATACGCTTGAAGTTTCTTCTCCGGGAATAGACCGCCCCCTCAAGTCTATGGCGGATTTTGAACGCAACAAGGGGCGCCTGCTCCGTGTGACACGCTCGACGGGCAAGCCAGTGACTGGTGAACTTTTGAATGCCGACGAAGAAAATCTGACGCTCAAGCTTAAGGGCAATGCCGGCGAAATCGTCATACCGCGGTCCGAAGTGCTTTCGGCCAAGGTCGAAGTAGAAATTAAATAGGAAGGTCAACTATATGAAGAACGAACCGAAAGTAAACTTGCTCGACGTACTCAAGGAAGTCGTTGAAGACAAGAGTGTCGATGATTCCGTGATTTTGGACGCCCTCAAGAAGGCTCTTATTTCTGCGGCCCGCAAGTATCTGCACATCGAAAAGAAGATCAACGTCGATATCGACATGGAAACCAACGAAGTCCATGTGTTCCTGAACGTCGAAGTTGTCGATGACTATCCGGACTACGACCCGAACATGACTGCCGAAGAAGTTGCTGAAATGGACGAAGGCTACATGCTCGTCGATGAAGCTCGCGACTTCAACGAAGACGCTCAGGCAGGCGACAGCCTTTATATGGAACTCCCGACCTCCTCCTTTGGTCGTCAGGCTATCCAGACCGCAAAGCAGCTCTTGACCCAGCACATCCGCAGTGCCGAATGCCAGCGCATCATGGACATCTACCGTAGCCGCATCGGTACGATCATCAACGGTACGGTACTCCGTTTGGAACAACGTAATGTTATCGTTGACCTTGGCAACAAGATTGAAGCTGAACTCCCGGCTCGCGAACAGATCCCGCACGAACGCTTGACTCAGGGCGCTTCTGTGAAGGCTGTGATTGCCCGCGTGGAAGAATCTACGAAGAGCGGTGCTCAGGTTATTTTGTCTAGATCCAACGCCGACTTCCTCAAGGCTTTGCTCCGTCAGGAAGTTCCGGAAATCTACGAAGGCACTGTCGAAATCAAGGCTGTTGCCCGTGACTCCAAGAATCGTCGTGCAAAGATCGCTGTTTACTCTCGCGATGAAAAGATTGACCCGGTTGGCGCTTGCGTCGGCATGAAGGGTGCTCGCGTACAGACGATTGTTCGCGAACTCGGCAACGAACGTATTGACATCGTTCACTGGGACGAAAACTTCGACGTGTTCGTTCAGCGTTCCTTGGCTCCGGCATCTGTCCTCAAGATGTTCCCGGTTCCGGATACGGACCGTATCGTGATCATCGTGGATGACGAAAACCTCGCACAGGCTATCGGTAAGGGTGGTCAGAACGTGGAACTCGCCGGTCGCTTGGTGGATCGCAAGCTTGACGTTCATGGAGAACAGGAATGGTCTCAGATGGACGAAGAAGCCAAGAACAACATCCTCGCTCCGAACTATGAGGATGAAAGAAGAATGAGAACGAAGCGTTTGGACGAAGACAGAAAGGCAAAGGCCGCAGCTGTCAAGAAGGACGTGAACGCTTAAAAACTTTTGCGCAGGGCAAATAGTTTAACGGAAGAATAAGAAAAGGAATTGAATAGGCTATTCATGACGAATGAATCTCAAATGAAACCTAAGGATTGGGCTGATGCTCATGGATTGAAGGTTGATGTGGTGATGAAGCTGCTCCGCGATGCAGGCGTTGCAGTTCGTACCCATATGTCCAAATTGGATATGGCAGACTTTGCTAAAATCGAGGATGCTGCCGCTGCCGAAAAACAGAAGCAGGATGCCCGCAACAAGAATCTCAAGAGGCCGACCGCTTCTGAATCTGATTCTTCCGCTTCCGCTCCTGCAAAGAAGAAGGAAACGTCGGTTGCGACGAACAGACTTGGCTTGAAAGTGAGCCTCAAGAAAGGCCCGGGTCCCCGCAAGGAGGCTCCGAAGCCTACTGCTAAACCGGAATTGAAAACCACGGTTGCAAAGCCCGCTGCTCCGGCTGCCGTAAAACCGGCCGCCCCGGCACCTGCACAAGTTGCACCGAAGCCAGCCGCACCTGCTCCGGCTCAAGTGGCTCCTGCCGCTCCGGCACCGAAGCCTGCCGCACCTGCTCCCGCACCAGCTGCAGCACCTGCTGCTCCAGCCGCACCGGCTGTAAAGCCCGCCGCTCCCGCACCGGCCCCGGCACCTCAGGCAAAGCCAGCCGCCCCGGCGCCTGCTCAAGCTGCTCCGAAGCCCGCTGCTCCGGCTGCAAAGCCTGCCGCTCCGGCCGTCGCAAAGCCCGCTGCTCCGCAGCCGACAATGATGTCTGCTACGACGGAACTCAAGCAGCCTCCGATGAAGGCCCAGGTCTTCAAGCCCGATGCCGCAATCCTTGCCCGTATCGAAAAGTCTCGCCAGCAGGCTCAGGCTGCTCGCAACAACCACCGTCCGAATGGTGGAAACCGCAATGGCGGCAATGGCCAGGGTTACACGGGTACGTTTGGCCGTCTCTCGAACAACGGCAATGGCGGTAACGACAACCGCAACAATAACAACAATAATCGTCGCCCGAACGGCGGTAACGCTAGCAGCAGTAGCCGCGGCTATACCGGTCGTAACGGTGGATTCTCCAGCGGTTCCATGCAGGAAGCTTTCAATGCTTCCAACAACAATAACCAGTCTCTCGGTCAGAACAACCAGAACGGTAAGGGCAATGGCAAGGGTCAGAACGGCCGCCATGGCAACGACAAGAACCGCCGTAGCAATACTAAGGACCGTCAGGAAATGCAGAGGGAACAGCAGCAGGAAGCCGTTCGTCAGAACGTCTCCCGCGTGATGGCATCTCTCTCCAAGAACCCGGTCAAGAAAGTTTATCACAAGGAACATTCCGAAAACAACTCGGGTGAAGAAAAGAAGATTCTCAAGACTTCTGACTTCATTACCGTGGGCGAACTCGCAGGTCTCATGGACCAGATGCCGGCACGCGTCATTGCAAAGTGCATGGAAATGGGCATGATGGTGACCATCAACGCTCGCCTTGATTTCGAAACGATCCAGATTTTGGCTGATGAATTCGGTTACGAAGCTCAGCTGATGGAAGAATACGAAGAAGAAGCTCTCGGCATCGAGGAAGAATCTCAGGAAAATCTCCAGCCGCGTCATCCGGTGGTTACCGTCATGGGCCACGTTGACCACGGTAAGACTTCTCTCCTCGACTGGATTCGTAAGACCCACGTGGTGTCCGGCGAATCGGGTGGCATTACGCAGCACATCGGCGCATACGAAGTCACCACCAAGCAGGGCAAGGTTACCTTCCTCGATACTCCGGGTCACGAAGCCTTCAGTGCTATGCGTGCTCGCGGTTCCCAGGTGACCGACGTTATCGTTCTCGTCGTGGCTGCTGACTCCATGGTGATGCCGCAGACGGTTGAATGTATTGAACTTGCAAAGCGCGAAAACGTCCCGATGGTCGTTGCCATTACAAAGATGGACCTCCCGACCGCAAACCCGGACAAGATTCGTGCCCAGCTCGCAGAACGCGGTGTGGAAGTCGAACAGTGGGGCGGTCAGACCAGCTGTATCGAAGTTTCTGCTCGTACAGGTCAGGGCATGGATGTCCTCCTCGAAACGCTCGCTCTCGAAGCTGAAATTCTTGAACTCAAGGCCAATCCGGATACGCACGCCCGTGGCGCTGTCGTTGAATCCAAGCTCGACGTGGGTAAGGGTTCCATGGCTACGATCCTCGTGCAGAACGGTACGCTCCATGTGGGTGACCCGTTTGTTTGCGGTATCTACGCTGGCCGTGTCCGTGCCATGTTTAACGAACGCGGTGAACAGATGAAGGAAGCTCCTCCGTCTGCTCCGTGTCAGGTGCTCGGTTTTGACGGTACTCCGCAGGCCGGTGACGAACTTGTCGTGGTGGAAGATGAAAAGACCGCACGTGAAATTGCTTCCAAGCGCCGTATGGCTGCTCGTGAACGCGATCTCCGCGCCCGTAAGACGGTCTCTCTCGAAAACTCCTTCAACGCAAAGAAGGAAGGTACGCTCTCCGAACTCAACCTCATCGTCAAGGCCGACGTGGGTGGTTCTGCAGAAGCTTTGGCCGCTTCCCTCGAAAAGCTTACCAACAAGGAAGTCCGCGTCAACATCATCCGCAAGGGTGTGGGTACGATTACGGAATCCGATATCTTGTTTGCAACGACCGCACAGGCAATCATTATTTCCTTCCACCTTATGCCGTCTCTCGCTGTCCGCGAAATGGCTCAGAAGGAAGGCATCGAAATCCGCAACTACCGCGTGATTTACGACTGCATTGAAGATATTAAGAACGCTGTGGAAGGCCTCCTCAAGCCGATTATGCGCGAAGAACTCGTTGGCGAAGCCGAA
Coding sequences within it:
- a CDS encoding fibro-slime domain-containing protein, which gives rise to MNRNKRNLALIVPIMAFWAACSESDPAPVGLGGGAQYRTDCPTDGSRPLAKEGASAENSVLNLDVVIRDFQQNHSDFENFSEETVKHLDDIYSYETETGAAMKAFGFDEDWYAATAYHNTCGNMYSFETAGVGAQIGVDGVPMQVNPALPSYLQQVSAGPVLEYGECAETVDALSGLKILRGYKNALDNVTGTKCPGGKNNWANPVVYTPGMVNPYLLFKNTSNDGTIDMYDVAVQKLNERCDNKNFDQWFADVPSVNKRVNMILDLVRSSDENNDFVYNYNSSNGGFFPLDSVNPVNREWVSAKPCIETIQLTGSCEVFEPQSLSIFCPPYRYQYAQTQQDLYGQSTAKLCADWLNAGGPRAVNSEGTGHSAALQATIKNGTLGLQHLRNYGFTMEGYTTFQYKSSNQLPVPEELKFISSGDLWVFVDGVLVIDLGGTHLPAPGSVSIQTLAKNNHGCHVGEPLAMYTNCDGASDATGWADDSWHHLHFFVANRQTEISDFSMSLPSSFSIYAAPSRYGMPTVRKVTTLVDEAGFALNSLYVNAELADSTVAKMNSSHVPSFVVLRGDNVYGFYVSRISGATDKGEEGTMYQFEGVLKGVDGNVVEGGILHGDCIAFNVPYSTTLDEEGNGGNYPAGKWAQLMFWAKLMDFYIASSSGNRVEGFTEPEKFGEIGVNCAY
- the rimP gene encoding ribosome maturation factor RimP, encoding MVAQEKLNSLIADACKSASVTLVEADVFRAGKRKTLRIFIDKPEGVTIDDCTNVSHFLSDALDLDPELIEGAYTLEVSSPGIDRPLKSMADFERNKGRLLRVTRSTGKPVTGELLNADEENLTLKLKGNAGEIVIPRSEVLSAKVEVEIK
- the nusA gene encoding transcription termination factor NusA, translating into MKNEPKVNLLDVLKEVVEDKSVDDSVILDALKKALISAARKYLHIEKKINVDIDMETNEVHVFLNVEVVDDYPDYDPNMTAEEVAEMDEGYMLVDEARDFNEDAQAGDSLYMELPTSSFGRQAIQTAKQLLTQHIRSAECQRIMDIYRSRIGTIINGTVLRLEQRNVIVDLGNKIEAELPAREQIPHERLTQGASVKAVIARVEESTKSGAQVILSRSNADFLKALLRQEVPEIYEGTVEIKAVARDSKNRRAKIAVYSRDEKIDPVGACVGMKGARVQTIVRELGNERIDIVHWDENFDVFVQRSLAPASVLKMFPVPDTDRIVIIVDDENLAQAIGKGGQNVELAGRLVDRKLDVHGEQEWSQMDEEAKNNILAPNYEDERRMRTKRLDEDRKAKAAAVKKDVNA
- the infB gene encoding translation initiation factor IF-2 produces the protein MKPKDWADAHGLKVDVVMKLLRDAGVAVRTHMSKLDMADFAKIEDAAAAEKQKQDARNKNLKRPTASESDSSASAPAKKKETSVATNRLGLKVSLKKGPGPRKEAPKPTAKPELKTTVAKPAAPAAVKPAAPAPAQVAPKPAAPAPAQVAPAAPAPKPAAPAPAPAAAPAAPAAPAVKPAAPAPAPAPQAKPAAPAPAQAAPKPAAPAAKPAAPAVAKPAAPQPTMMSATTELKQPPMKAQVFKPDAAILARIEKSRQQAQAARNNHRPNGGNRNGGNGQGYTGTFGRLSNNGNGGNDNRNNNNNNRRPNGGNASSSSRGYTGRNGGFSSGSMQEAFNASNNNNQSLGQNNQNGKGNGKGQNGRHGNDKNRRSNTKDRQEMQREQQQEAVRQNVSRVMASLSKNPVKKVYHKEHSENNSGEEKKILKTSDFITVGELAGLMDQMPARVIAKCMEMGMMVTINARLDFETIQILADEFGYEAQLMEEYEEEALGIEEESQENLQPRHPVVTVMGHVDHGKTSLLDWIRKTHVVSGESGGITQHIGAYEVTTKQGKVTFLDTPGHEAFSAMRARGSQVTDVIVLVVAADSMVMPQTVECIELAKRENVPMVVAITKMDLPTANPDKIRAQLAERGVEVEQWGGQTSCIEVSARTGQGMDVLLETLALEAEILELKANPDTHARGAVVESKLDVGKGSMATILVQNGTLHVGDPFVCGIYAGRVRAMFNERGEQMKEAPPSAPCQVLGFDGTPQAGDELVVVEDEKTAREIASKRRMAARERDLRARKTVSLENSFNAKKEGTLSELNLIVKADVGGSAEALAASLEKLTNKEVRVNIIRKGVGTITESDILFATTAQAIIISFHLMPSLAVREMAQKEGIEIRNYRVIYDCIEDIKNAVEGLLKPIMREELVGEAEIRQVFKVPKVGLIAGCMVTDGEVDRTSHVRVYRNGIELGTTVVQSLKRMKDDVKSVARGFECGIGLKGYDDIKEGDSLIFFKEVKVARTLEDVAREEAEEKAKKAAEEAAAAKESN